The following are encoded in a window of Astyanax mexicanus isolate ESR-SI-001 chromosome 6, AstMex3_surface, whole genome shotgun sequence genomic DNA:
- the ccne2 gene encoding G1/S-specific cyclin-E2 isoform X2, producing the protein MSRRSRNTLQERDENAPEHNIKCPQKRKAEPSKKKIPGSAKKQSYEIQNRWVEGEVSPCILVETPHKDLEETNNLSGFKHFRFKNLFIKPSPLPCLSWASSDDVWIKMLNKELNYIHDKSFVQQHPNLQPKMRAILLDWLLEVSEVYTLHRETFYLAQDFFDRFMLTQKDIGKNQLQLIGITSLFIASKIEEIYPPKLQEFAYVTDGACDEEEIIEMELVMLKALNWQLCPETVISWLKLYAQVDSLKESPHFLVPQFSQETYIQITQLLDLCILDINSLDYQYGVLAAAAFCHFTSIETVQRVSGLTWDSISSCVRWMTPFMRTVSECGKPRLKDFKKVATEDRHNIQTHVDYLAMLNDAHQRQQESLDRLSPVPVGGLLTPPKSTEKPPNV; encoded by the exons ATGTCAAGACGCAG TCGTAACACTCTGCAAGAAAGGGACGAAAATGCACCAGAACACAACATCAAATGTCCACAGAAGAGAAAAGCTGAG cCATCCAAAAAGAAAATACCGGGGTCAGCCAAGAAACAAAGTTATGAAATTCAG AACCGATGGGTGGAAGGTGAAGTCAGCCCCTGCATCCTTGTTGAGACTCCTCACAAAGACTTGGAAGAGACGAATAACCTGTCTGGCTTTAAACACTTCCGCTTCAAGAACCTTTTCATCAAGCCCTCTCCACTGCCTTGTCTCAG TTGGGCAAGCTCAGATGATGTGTGGATTAAGATGCTGAATAAGGAACTGAATTATATTCATGACAAAAGCTTCGTACAGCAGCACCCCAACCTACAGCCTAAGATGAGGGCTATTCTTCTTGACTGGCTTTTAGAG GTGAGTGAAGTGTACACACTTCATCGTGAGACGTTTTACCTGGCTCAGGACTTCTTCGATCGCTTCATGCTGACTCAAAAAGACATTGGCAAGAACCAGTTGCAGCTTATTGGTATTACTTCATTGTTCATCGCATCCAAAATAGAG gAAATCTACCCACCAAAGCTTCAAGAGTTTGCCTATGTGACAGACGGTGCATGTGATGAAGAAGAAATCATTGAAATGGAGCTTGTTATGCTGAAAGCCCTGAACTGGCAGCTCTGCCCCGAAACAGTCATATCATGGTTGAAACTTTACGCTCAAGTAGACTCTTTAAAAGAAAGCCCCCATTTCCTGGTGCCTCAGTTTTCTCAGGAAACTTATATACAGATCACTCAA ttattggATCTTTGTATATTGGACATTAACTCATTAGATTACCAGTATGGCGTTCTGGCTGCTGCTGCATTTTGTCACTTTACCTCCATTGAAACTGTACAGAGAGTATCAG gtctaaCATGGGACAGTATATCCAGCTGTGTGCGCTGGATGACCCCCTTCATGAGGACAGTCAGTGAATGTGGCAAGCCCAGGCTAAAGGACTTCAAAAAGGTGGCAACAGAAGACAGGCACAACATCCAGACCCATGTAGACTATTTGGCTATGTTG AATGATGCTCATCAGCGACAGCAGGAGAGCTTGGACCGGTTATCTCCAGTGCCTGTTGGAGGCCTGCTGACTCCACCCAAAAGCACAGAGAAGCCCCCAAATGTCTGA
- the ccne2 gene encoding G1/S-specific cyclin-E2 isoform X1, whose translation MSRRSSRNTLQERDENAPEHNIKCPQKRKAEPSKKKIPGSAKKQSYEIQNRWVEGEVSPCILVETPHKDLEETNNLSGFKHFRFKNLFIKPSPLPCLSWASSDDVWIKMLNKELNYIHDKSFVQQHPNLQPKMRAILLDWLLEVSEVYTLHRETFYLAQDFFDRFMLTQKDIGKNQLQLIGITSLFIASKIEEIYPPKLQEFAYVTDGACDEEEIIEMELVMLKALNWQLCPETVISWLKLYAQVDSLKESPHFLVPQFSQETYIQITQLLDLCILDINSLDYQYGVLAAAAFCHFTSIETVQRVSGLTWDSISSCVRWMTPFMRTVSECGKPRLKDFKKVATEDRHNIQTHVDYLAMLNDAHQRQQESLDRLSPVPVGGLLTPPKSTEKPPNV comes from the exons ATGTCAAGACGCAG CAGTCGTAACACTCTGCAAGAAAGGGACGAAAATGCACCAGAACACAACATCAAATGTCCACAGAAGAGAAAAGCTGAG cCATCCAAAAAGAAAATACCGGGGTCAGCCAAGAAACAAAGTTATGAAATTCAG AACCGATGGGTGGAAGGTGAAGTCAGCCCCTGCATCCTTGTTGAGACTCCTCACAAAGACTTGGAAGAGACGAATAACCTGTCTGGCTTTAAACACTTCCGCTTCAAGAACCTTTTCATCAAGCCCTCTCCACTGCCTTGTCTCAG TTGGGCAAGCTCAGATGATGTGTGGATTAAGATGCTGAATAAGGAACTGAATTATATTCATGACAAAAGCTTCGTACAGCAGCACCCCAACCTACAGCCTAAGATGAGGGCTATTCTTCTTGACTGGCTTTTAGAG GTGAGTGAAGTGTACACACTTCATCGTGAGACGTTTTACCTGGCTCAGGACTTCTTCGATCGCTTCATGCTGACTCAAAAAGACATTGGCAAGAACCAGTTGCAGCTTATTGGTATTACTTCATTGTTCATCGCATCCAAAATAGAG gAAATCTACCCACCAAAGCTTCAAGAGTTTGCCTATGTGACAGACGGTGCATGTGATGAAGAAGAAATCATTGAAATGGAGCTTGTTATGCTGAAAGCCCTGAACTGGCAGCTCTGCCCCGAAACAGTCATATCATGGTTGAAACTTTACGCTCAAGTAGACTCTTTAAAAGAAAGCCCCCATTTCCTGGTGCCTCAGTTTTCTCAGGAAACTTATATACAGATCACTCAA ttattggATCTTTGTATATTGGACATTAACTCATTAGATTACCAGTATGGCGTTCTGGCTGCTGCTGCATTTTGTCACTTTACCTCCATTGAAACTGTACAGAGAGTATCAG gtctaaCATGGGACAGTATATCCAGCTGTGTGCGCTGGATGACCCCCTTCATGAGGACAGTCAGTGAATGTGGCAAGCCCAGGCTAAAGGACTTCAAAAAGGTGGCAACAGAAGACAGGCACAACATCCAGACCCATGTAGACTATTTGGCTATGTTG AATGATGCTCATCAGCGACAGCAGGAGAGCTTGGACCGGTTATCTCCAGTGCCTGTTGGAGGCCTGCTGACTCCACCCAAAAGCACAGAGAAGCCCCCAAATGTCTGA